The Flavobacterium faecale genome has a segment encoding these proteins:
- a CDS encoding 5'-nucleotidase, lipoprotein e(P4) family, which translates to MKMKLCLRKSICLLLLAASIPNVMAQEVAPKNDESQVKVYSILWQQTAAEYRALCYQAFNLASLRINDIPRRQLRKGNLAIVTDLDETILDNSYVGAQLIKENKQMNGAEWDRWTAASKVTALPGAVEFLKEAAKKGITIFYISNRETSAIQSTLIDLKRLGLPNADEAHCLFKSTTSSKEVRRNVVEKDYKIVMLMGDNLTDFSTAFEKNSIQDRFDKTDLDRKQWGDKFIVLPNCNYGEWENALYDYQRKTDAEKAQMRLNLLKGY; encoded by the coding sequence ATGAAAATGAAACTTTGTCTACGCAAATCAATTTGTCTATTGCTCTTAGCAGCTAGTATCCCCAATGTAATGGCACAAGAGGTTGCGCCAAAAAATGACGAAAGCCAAGTAAAAGTCTACTCTATCTTATGGCAACAAACAGCCGCAGAATATAGAGCTTTGTGTTACCAAGCCTTTAATTTGGCTAGTTTGAGAATAAATGATATTCCGAGAAGACAATTGCGAAAAGGCAATCTTGCTATTGTAACTGATCTTGACGAAACCATACTAGACAATAGTTATGTTGGCGCTCAATTAATCAAAGAAAATAAGCAAATGAACGGTGCCGAATGGGACCGATGGACAGCAGCATCAAAAGTAACGGCACTACCAGGAGCAGTTGAGTTCTTGAAAGAAGCAGCCAAAAAAGGAATAACCATTTTTTATATTTCAAACAGAGAAACTAGTGCTATACAAAGCACCTTGATAGACCTGAAACGTCTAGGATTGCCTAACGCAGACGAAGCACATTGTTTGTTTAAATCGACTACCTCATCAAAAGAAGTTCGTAGAAATGTAGTTGAGAAAGACTATAAAATCGTGATGTTAATGGGAGACAACCTAACCGACTTCAGTACTGCTTTCGAAAAAAATAGTATTCAAGACCGATTTGACAAAACCGATTTGGACCGCAAGCAATGGGGTGACAAATTTATCGTACTACCGAACTGTAATTATGGTGAATGGGAAAATGCGTTGTATGATTACCAAAGAAAAACTGATGCAGAAAAAGCACAAATGAGACTCAACCTTTTAAAAGGATATTAA